One region of Leishmania panamensis strain MHOM/PA/94/PSC-1 chromosome 28 sequence genomic DNA includes:
- a CDS encoding hypothetical protein (TriTrypDB/GeneDB-style sysID: LpmP.28.0710), translated as MPVTNGKRPREDSGVPVDEAATRDTARCALEAKDAAATPLDRVVVLNVGGTKITTLHSTLCSSPSLLAQWAEDNFQEFPRDLQGHPFLDRDPENFVHILNYLRGYGLPNKADDLVIVAEDAELYQLESLKREIGLDPPSMWRFTPGPGIRDDGVEFSTSDILDLCGTEPLSTGLVHTIVFRVDKCELVSIGVVAFKEIQHDMQIRRQKNTVCYCNTGELVRYWSADALYEQGVLYKSQDEITVRVEFAQPGVPLEPPSAAKTIEQLPPPLQPALALSSELLPTSVASATALSSSGSSVVPSRPLPLVIDASVAMANPSSGAEPPTTSPAFQPGSSGMDVATNRPVQQGSSSPMTTSANPTALLPPQALSGSGGGTATTPTSGPSAAPASAPGVAPASPLLPFAPVILDPEDPDATVGAIVTFFKGDREVCRAHWPAPVPPLQFAVSMQGASAVSILKASSVSADAVGTEDEE; from the coding sequence ATGCCAGTCACCAACGGTAAGCGACCGCGCGAGGATTCTGGTGTGCCGGTGGATGAGGCGGCCACGCGCGACACGGCTCGGTGCGCTTTGGAGGCCAAAGACGCCGCCGCAACGCCGCTGGAccgtgttgttgttctcaACGTTGGTGGCACGAAGATAACTACGTTGCACTCTACGCTGTGTTCTTCCCCATCGTTACTGGCGCAGTGGGCGGAGGACAACTTCCAGGAGTTCCCGCGTGATTTGCAGGGTCACCCGTTCCTTGACCGCGACCCAGAGAACTTTGTGCACATTCTCAACTACCTGCGCGGCTACGGGCTGCCGAACAAGGCCGACGACCTCGTCATCGTGGCCGAAGATGCAGAGCTGTATCAGTTGGAGTCGCTGAAGCGCGAGATTGGTCTCGACCCACCATCGATGTGGCGCTTTACCCCCGGCCCGGGAATTCGCGACGATGGCGTGGAGTTCTCAACGTCGGACATACTTGACTTGTGTGGCACAGAGCCGCTTTCTACCGGCCTTGTCCACACCATCGTCTTTCGCGTTGACAAGTGCGAGCTTGTTTCCATCGGTGTCGTTGCCTTTAAAGAGATCCAGCATGACATGCAGATTCGCCGTCAGAAAAATACCGTGTGCTACTGCAACACGGGGGAGTTGGTGCGCTACTGGTCAGCGGATGCGCTCTATGAGCAGGGCGTACTGTACAAGAGCCAGGATGAGATCACTGTCCGCGTGGAGTTCGCCCAGCCTGGCGTGCCGCTTGAGCCACCGTCCGCTGCCAAGACCAtagagcagctgccgccaccgctgcagcccgCGCTGGCTCTCTCGTCGGAACTGTTGCCGACCAGCGTCGCGAGCGCCACagcgctcagcagcagcggcagcagcgtagTGCCGAGTCGCCCTTTGCCATTGGTGATTGACGCGAGTGTGGCAATGGCCAAtcccagcagcggcgccgagccGCCAACCACGTCCCCAGCTTTCCAACCTGGATCCTCAGGCATGGACGTGGCCACCAATCGTCCTGTGCAACAGGGTAGCAGCTCTCCCATGACGACCTCCGCGAACCCAACCGCTTTACTGCCCCCGCAAGCCCTGAGCGGCTCTGGAGGAGGCACGGCGACGACACCCACCAGCGGCCCCTCGGCTGCCCCCGCGTCAGCACCCGGAGTGGCTCCTGCGTCTCCGTTGCTGCCCTTTGCCCCTGTCATCCTCGACCCCGAGGACCCAGACGCGACTGTGGGTGCCATCGTAACATTTTTCAAAGGCGACCGTGAAGTGTGTCGCGCCCACTGGCCCGCACCTGTACCCCCGCTGCAGTTTGCAGTGAGTATGCAGGGCGCCTCTGCCGTGTCAATTCTCAAGGCGTCTTCTGTTAGTGCCGATGCTGTTGGGACGGAGGATGAAGAGTAG
- a CDS encoding hypothetical protein (TriTrypDB/GeneDB-style sysID: LpmP.28.0720) — MNPHNVLESLAREKGVGLTHLSEISSKYSRSAKVACCGGLMTRLVTESAADSTVLLRDGSGSCYCALHGDITNRYPDVLTTDALLFFTDITVLVVSSKVPPMLIACLQNLAGLLLPDKATSTAAATASSATAGGTQSTPPRTFFPRGAMPHNDGFACSDTWQLDLLTGVQRGYDNTGMFSGSESAGGSCTEPHASAAAVSLAHPALVGERRDSAPAEKRICTENTAAPAALDVDDEDDAECLELVDEM; from the coding sequence ATGAATCCACACAATGTGCTCGAGTCACTTGCAAGGGAAAAGGGCGTCGGACTTACGCACCTCTCCGAGATCAGCAGCAAGTATTCTCGGTCGGCGAAAGTGGCGTGCTGCGGTGGGCTCATGACGCGCCTAGTGACGGAGAGCGCCGCCGATTCCACGGTGCTCCTGCGTGACGGCAGTGGCTCGTGTTACTGTGCCTTGCATGGAGACATCACGAACCGCTATCCCGATGTCTTGACCACCGACGCACTCCTTTTCTTTACGGACATCACGGTCCTAGTCGTCTCCTCCAAGGTGCCGCCGATGTTGATCGCGTGTTTGCAGAACCTCGCTGGTCTCTTGCTGCCTGATAAGGCAacgagcaccgctgctgctacggcTTCGAGCGCCACGGCGGGAGGGACGCAGTCCACTCCGCCGCGCACCTTCTTTCCTCGTGGCGCCATGCCTCATAACGATGGCTTTGCTTGCTCAGACACGTGGCAGTTGGACCTTCTCACCGGTGTCCAAAGAGGATACGACAACACGGGCATGTTCAGCGGCTCAGAGAGTGCTGGGGGAAGCTGCACTGAGCCGCACGCCTCTGCAGCCGCCGTCTCTCTGGCCCATCCCGCCCTTGTTGGAGAACGTCGCGATAGTGCCCCGGCGGAAAAGAGAATATGCACCGAAAATACCGCTGCACCCGCAGCACTTGATGTGGATGACGAAGACGATGCAGAGTGCTTGGAGCTGGTGGATGAGATGTGA
- a CDS encoding hypothetical protein (TriTrypDB/GeneDB-style sysID: LpmP.28.0730): MTSELERAQVILARERRSIGLVHRPIRTILLFLSYSIRGVVHYTEAALSKRFFNTAFLPLMVILFLISYYMVPSPAAAVFSAFDLNRDGQVTATEVNSYYTTVLKRRGGGGTAAIAAQIVGNRESISIDQFSEWWQSPTTDAQRYCAGVANGWWREVEYWLADALYWVVLGVLSSIGLGTGMHSGLLFLFPHIYRTCAAVQRCGNANFWTYPTNFFYGPRERLFVCITPESEPELAASRMSLAQYLVKVVPACMLWGAGTAMGEVPPYVLSYAAALQGRHEDDLQESAAPYGIMSLATNWTLQKVRRYGFWAILLLAAWPNMAYDLCGMACGQFLMPFSTFFSATLIGKAVIKVNLQAIFFIILFSGDVIERIMQSVGGNAAALLPAFFHVEAAVKKALYAVVRARESIAKRAKDGDAFSTAPEAAGSESFLVQAMHWFVVGSVVWFAKSIVESFARSEQERRDEDTILELELALRHRYQNPAPVTTLEFKQLLAAAQFDAQSSEGGIMYAAMHYTRLLLAIAAGLFAWGLYNHRGRASSLGFTLLLHRYLDHQLSANAAARTGMRQVLRVALLAAVLYVHM, from the coding sequence ATGACGAGTGAGCTGGAGCGAGCCCAAGTGATCCTTGCAAGAGAGCGGCGGAGCATCGGACTCGTCCACCGGCCTATTCGCACCATCTTACTGTTTCTTTCCTACAGTATCCGAGGTGTGGTACACTACACAGAGGCGGCTCTAAGTAAGCGGTTCTTTAATACCGCCTTTTTGCCGCTGATGGTGATCTTGTTCCTGATATCGTACTATATGGTGCCTTCccctgccgccgcggtgttCTCGGCGTTTGATTTGAACCGGGACGGCCAGGTGACTGCGACCGAGGTGAACTCGTATTACACCACAGTTCTGAAGCggcgtggaggtggaggcactGCCGCCATTGCTGCTCAGATCGTCGGTAACCGCGAGTCCATAAGCATAGATCAGTTCAGTGAATGGTGGCAGTCCCCCACCACCGACGCGCAGCGGTACTGCGCCGGCGTTGCGAACGGCTGGTGGCGCGAGGTAGAGTACTGGCTGGCCGATGCACTCTACTGGGTGGTGCTTGGCGTGTTGTCGTCGATCGGCCTCGGCACCGGCATGCACTCTGgactccttttcctctttcctcacaTTTACCGCACgtgtgcggcggtgcagcgctgcgggaATGCGAACTTCTGGACGTACCCCACCAACTTCTTCTACGGCCCGCGCGAACGTCTATTCGTGTGCATTACCCCGGAGAGTGAGCCAGAGCTCGCTGCGAGCCGGATGTCGCTGGCACAGTACCTGGTCAAGGTGGTGCCAGCGTGCATGCTGTGGGGTGCCGGCACCGCTATGGGTGAGGTGCCGCCGTACGTGCTGAGCTACGCTGCTGCGTTGCAGGGTCGCCACGAGGACGATCTGCAGGAGTCTGCCGCTCCGTATGGCATAATGTCCCTCGCGACGAACTGGACGCTGCAGAAGGTGCGCCGTTACGGCTTCTGGGCCAtcctgctgctggctgcgtGGCCTAATATGGCGTATGACCTCTGTGGCATGGCGTGCGGGCAGTTTCTGatgcccttctccaccttcttctctgccactTTGATTGGCAAGGCAGTGATCAAGGTCAACTTACAGGCGATCTTTTTCATTATTCTCTTTTCCGGCGATGTGATTGAGCGCATCATGCAAAGCGTCGGCGGCAAtgctgcggcactgctgcctgCCTTCTTTCACGTCGAGGCAGCGGTGAAGAAGGCCCTCTACGCAGTTGTGCGGGCACGTGAGAGCATCGCCAAGCGCGCCAAAGACGGCGACGCGTTTTCGACAGCGCCAGAGGCGGCAGGGTCGGAGTCATTTCTTGTGCAAGCTATGCACTGGTTCGTGGTGGGCAGCGTGGTGTGGTTCGCTAAGTCGATTGTCGAGTCCTTCGCACGCTCAGAGCAGGAGCGCCGTGATGAAGACACAATCTTGGAGTTAGAGCTCGCGTTACGGCACCGATACCAGAATCCGGCCCCAGTGACAACATTGGAGTTCAAGCAACTGCTTGCAGCGGCACAGTTCGATGCTCAAAGCAGTGAAGGGGGCATTATGTACGCCGCGATGCACTACACGCGACTTCTTCTGGCAATCGCAGCTGGGCTATTTGCGTGGGGGCTGTACAATCATCGAGGCAGGGCATCTTCGCTCGGCTTCACACTTTTGCTGCACCGCTACCTCGACCATCAACTCTCGGCAAACGCGGCAGCCCGTACGGGCATGCGccaggtgctgcgcgtggccctgctggcagcggtgctgtaCGTTCACATGTAA
- a CDS encoding hypothetical protein (TriTrypDB/GeneDB-style sysID: LpmP.28.0740), translating to MTRGERSGKKRLRKEASDNIVEDLDLDVGDASAYVDDDDVAHNRRGRKATRRDGVEEEMFAVLPSDAHRLDGYDDDEHGGFQEEEELAVVTEKGLRKKTAEEDFDIAGVSVAQMSSRRDAVAKRGALDALDAVPVIEAVERDFAALTTAERLVMLKKESPELLKLLADLKTYMAEVKTLAQPLHKLLYERKVSASDKNLVSFLETKVQLMLSYCMHVTFYLLLKSEGRRVAGHPVIDHLVEIRVYLEKMWPLEEKLQYSLNRLLSGRSTAAAHLSELRPLQSGEGGAFASPRFMLNTEARERRQQLRYMKEAEELEREEEATMTRLRTKKASALNKSNTASSAIDPMSYQEDEDQFFSRITGGAGEDDEEGLSLMEVLRRRQKKTGDVLSRQRTSSRQSKAAAIDSDGGDEENVFDEMGDVDRDEDDMDLGGADDGDDGDDENYEAVWEAERARQAAELSRKAASVVAASERRPAQEEVERRKVGKKIESHRGLTRARPKDRKNPRVAQRRKYERGMQVQKSQSRSFQPKPEGEFVGVRNMRPGVVRSTKL from the coding sequence ATGacaaggggagagaggagtggtAAGAAGCGGCTGCGCAAGGAGGCTAGCGACAACATCGTCGAGGATCTAGACCTCGACGTTGGAGACGCTAGCGCGTAcgtggacgacgacgatgtcgCACACaaccgccgcggccgcaaGGCCACTCGCCGGGACGGtgtagaggaggagatgtTCGCCGTCTTGCCCTCGGAcgcgcaccgcctcgacGGCTATGACGATGACGAGCACGGAGGCTtccaggaggaggaagagttAGCGGTGGTGACGGAGAAGGGTTTGCGTAAGAAGACAGCTGAGGAAGACTTCGATATAGCCGGCGTGTCGGTCGCACAAATGTCTTCGCGGCGTGATGCTGTGGCCAAAAGGGGTGCACTGGACGCGCTTGATGCCGTGCCGGTGATCGAGGCCGTGGAGCGCGACTTTGCCGCCCTCACCACTGCAGAGCGGCTGGTCATGCTCAAGAAGGAGTCAccggagctgctgaagctgctggcGGACCTCAAGACGTACATGGCCGAGGTCAAGACGCTCGCCCAGCCGCTTCACAAGCTCCTCTACGAGCGTAAGGTATCCGCCTCCGATAAAAATCTTGTCTCTTTCTTAGAAACTAAGGTTCAGCTCATGCTTAGCTACTGCATGCACGTAACCTtctacctcctcctcaagTCTGAAGGCCGCAGGGTAGCCGGCCACCCCGTGATTGACCACCTTGTAGAGATCCGTGTGTATCTTGAAAAGATGTGgccgctggaggagaagctgcagtaCTCGCTGAACCGCCTCCTCAGCGGCAGGTctacagcagctgcacacctAAGCGAGCTTCGTCCCCTGCAGTCCGGCGAAGGCGGTGCTTTTGCGTCCCCCCGCTTCATGCTGAACACAGAGGCCCGCgagcgccggcagcagctgcgttACATGAAGGAGGCTGAGGAGCTGGAACGGGAAGAGGAGGCTACCATGACACGTTTGCGCACCAAGAAGGCGTCTGCGCTCAACAAAAGCAACACCGCCAGCTCCGCGATAGACCCCATGAGCTAccaggaggacgaggaccaATTCTTTTCTCGCATTACGGGCGGTGCcggcgaggacgatgaggagggtctctctctcatggaagttctgcgccgccgccagaaGAAGACTGGGGACGTGCTGAGCCGCCAGCGCACATCGAGCCGGCAATCAAAGGCGGCTGCAATCGACtccgacggcggcgatgaggagAACGTTTTTGATGAGATGGGCGACGTTGACAGAGATGAGGATGACATGGACCTCGGAGGTGCAGACGATGGCGATGACGGTGACGATGAGAACTACGAGGCGGTGTGGGAGGCGGAGCGTGCCCGTCAGGCCGCCGAGTTGTCTCGCAAGGCTGCCTCAGTCGTGGCAGCCTCGGAACGCCGTcctgcgcaggaggaggtggagcgtcGCAAGGTTGGCAAGAAGATCGAGTCGCACCGTGGCCTCACCAGGGCCCGCCCGAAGGACCGGAAGAACCCACGCGTCGCCCAGCGCCGCAAGTACGAGCGTGGTATGCAGGTGCAGAAGTCCCAGTCGCGCAGCTTCCAACCGAAGCCTGAGGGTGAGTTCGTCGGCGTGCGGAACATGCGGCCAGGCGTGGTGCGCAGTACCAAGTTGTAA
- a CDS encoding hypothetical protein (TriTrypDB/GeneDB-style sysID: LpmP.28.0750): MPMTPRVVFEHAQEKRIDYAKKMHHDRRLVEQLRIHEFWGWYMKLQRVRGRWCKEHGVSSRGVYGPAVDAAELWG, from the coding sequence ATGCCCATGACGCCGCGTGTCGTGTTTGAGCACGCTCAAGAGAAGCGTATCGACTACGCGAAGAAGATGCATCACGACCGGCGCTTggttgagcagctgcgcataCACGAATTCTGGGGCTGGTACATGAAACTGCAGCGAGTGCGCGGACGCTGGTGTAAGGAGCATGGAGTGTCAAGTCGTGGCGTGTACGGGCCAGCTGTAGACGCAGCGGAGCTCTGGGGATAG
- a CDS encoding hypothetical protein (TriTrypDB/GeneDB-style sysID: LpmP.28.0760): MEGFAASAYWGATGAVPPRAPDDAVSKQPYPFQAEINRKLVPFPKDQTSYPRTLDYTNVGLHLIRDDGNSNTGGLNASQLQKLREGSGDLGPQGQGSAGSRKPRFLTLQTTNQAIPRAFDNGVLDALRAGQAKEDALKRELDNLEATPYTGGAAPDVFRLTSDDYCDFGKMDSSAYQQKDWKESEDGVGVYKSRYNNVEREGPRRREHTFQTPQRGRTVDCMLLRSTLEDSRKQALPQGYEPYSAKEWMSTTHREHAAYDIAEASHMNSRNATVPLRNTHYALSQAHEMTLTQRDARFKGRHDGKWATTYSSAYPDRSSEADVCHKHGAKAVFDIHDGIYTINPEYHHPREDVRTGETYTPAEMVPGQYTTMYTEPLQAPNSVIGSSRRC; this comes from the coding sequence ATGGAGGGGTTTGCAGCCAGCGCGTACTGGGGTGCCACGGGTGCGGTACCGCCTCGTGCTCCAGATGACGCTGTGTCCAAGCAGCCATATCCCTTTCAAGCAGAGATCAACCGCAAGCTGGTGCCCTTCCCGAAGGACCAGACAAGCTACCCTCGCACGCTAGACTACACGAATGTGGGGCTTCACTTAATTCGAGACGACGGTAACAGCAACACGGGAGGTCTCAACgcgtcgcagctgcagaagctaCGAGAAGGCAGCGGTGACCTTGGCCCACAAGGGCAGGGCAGTGCCGGCTCTCGGAAGCCACGGTTCCTCACGCTGCAAACCACCAATCAGGCTATCCCTCGCGCCTTCGACAACGGTGTGCTAGACGCGCTCCGCGCAGGACAGGCCAAAGAGGACGCTCTCAAGAGAGAGCTGGACAATCTGGAGGCGACGCCATacaccggcggcgctgcaccggATGTTTTCCGCCTCACCTCAGACGACTACTGTGATTTTGGAAAGATGGATTCGTCCGCGTACCAGCAGAAGGACtggaaggagagcgaggatgGCGTGGGCGTCTACAAGAGCCGCTACAACAACGTCGAGCGCGAGGGGCCTCGGCGCCGTGAGCACACGTTTCAGACCCCTCAGCGTGGCCGCACCGTTGACTGTATGCTGCTACGTAGCACCCTAGAAGACAGTCGCAAGCAAGCCCTGCCGCAAGGCTACGAGCCCTACTCAGCAAAGGAGTGGATGAGCACGACCCACCGCGAACATGCAGCGTATGACATTGCAGAGGCGAGCCACATGAACAGCCGCAACGCCACAGTACCGCTGCGCAACACACACTACGCCCTCTCTCAAGCACACGAAATGACTCTCACGCAACGTGACGCTCGCTTTAAGGGGCGCCACGATGGGAAGTGGGCAACCACCTACTCCTCCGCGTACCCGGATCGCTCGTCCGAGGCGGATGTGTGCCATAAGCACGGCGCCAAGGCTGTCTTCGACATCCACGACGGCATCTACACCATCAATCCCGAGTACCACCACCCACGTGAGGACGTGCGCACAGGTGAGACCTACACACCAGCGGAAATGGTACCTGGGCAGTACACCACCATGTACACCGAACCACTACAGGCTCCGAATAGCGTCATTGGCAgcagtcgccgctgctga
- a CDS encoding hypothetical protein (TriTrypDB/GeneDB-style sysID: LpmP.28.0770) has protein sequence MKMISYSVHREEDAFLAKKESNRVLEKELLHEQELRRETQRRLEAQDEMLQMLQGIREAQSKLGASLGLTL, from the coding sequence ATGAAGATGATTTCATACTCAGTGCACCGTGAGGAAGACGCGTTTCTggcgaagaaagagagcaatCGAGTACTTGAGAAGGAGCTCCTGCATGAGCAGGAGCTTCGCCGTGAGACCCAGCGCCGACTGGAGGCTCAGGATGAAATGCTGCAGATGCTTCAGGGCATTCGCGAAGCGCAGTCGAAGTTGGGTGCAAGCTTGGGGTTGACATTGTGA
- a CDS encoding DNA repair protein, putative (TriTrypDB/GeneDB-style sysID: LpmP.28.0780), which yields MNTQLLPFQKEGVGWMTQREMSHVGGIMADHLGMGKTVQMIGLCLVSDKINKGLYSKQMQQRRMLAEGSRLITVLRQLQRISVIANCSRINRPADDLSSLISQTTDLLKTKQGSYKGVRAEIDKWLTFAGKFHSAYQKRALDFLDDVEKRDFHFINSKELRTLVVVPAALMLQWKSEIESKVKASRKITVYLYHGESKLISNTELETFDFVITTYDTLTNSAASAFIPGDDPRTFSFNRREAGPLFHIQWKRIILDEAHMIRHVRTQRWRAVQELQGLHRWAVTATPLHNSIDDLQNLLHFIGLPRLPVLPGGNTEELLADPLLQRSIARSLQPAFLRRGPVMMRNGVREVLVKLPPKTEVVIKQPFSVRESHMYNSILARSRSALATSENKEGVFHIFAMMTRLRQACCHSWISQGRAIQISVCGICKSEASSPVATKCSHVFCHECLLLRFRDAVDGDNIAVRIQCPTCAQTITFSSVFKKTTLTSTQRIAQYKNNEFELSTKLRMVLRSIHDMQKNHPADKMIIFSQFTSFMDVISISLDRYNIAFLRIDGTMSLSNRNAVIRQFQTSEHIKIVLASKTATGVGLNLTAANHVIVVDPWWNPAIEEQAVHRCYRIGQKKPVYVTRFIIADTIEQYCYEICQRKKEFGDAVLRAATAGDSGAKIAASRLQELMSRLKYVGDGEQADSSTQAFGAARDGDEGAQHSSSAAENESTHSPTFSSVQVNADESETTIV from the coding sequence ATGAATACCCAGCTACTGCCTTTTCAGAAAGAGGGTGTAGGATGGATGACCCAGCGCGAAATGAGCCACGTAGGGGGCATCATGGCGGACCATCTCGGCATGGGGAAAACGGTGCAGATGATTGGGCTGTGCCTGGTATCCGATAAGATCAATAAGGGACTGTACTCGAAGCAAatgcagcagcgaagaaTGCTAGCCGAAGGGAGTCGCTTGATTACAGTGCTACGACAGCTGCAGAGAATTAGCGTCATCGCCAACTGCTCTCGAATCAATCGGCCGGCGGACGACCTTTCATCACTCATTTCTCAGACAACTGATCTTCTAAAAACAAAACAGGGGAGCTACAAAGGTGTTCGAGCGGAGATTGACAAGTGGTTGACGTTTGCGGGCAAGTTTCATTCTGCCTATCAGAAGCGCGCGCTAGATTTTCTCGATGACGTCGAAAAAAGGGACTTTCATTTCATCAACTCaaaggagctgcgcacccTTGTTGTCGTTCCGGCGGCCCTCATGCTCCAATGGAAGTCTGAAATCGAATCCAAAGTGAAGGCTTCTCGCAAAATAACCGTGTACCTCTATCACGGTGAGAGCAAGTTGATCAGCAACACAGAGCTTGAAACGTTCGACTTTGTCATAACTACTTATGATACACTTACGAACTCTGCGGCATCGGCTTTTATTCCTGGTGACGATCCGCGTACTTTCTCTTTCAACCGAAGAGAAGCTGGTCCGCTTTTTCACATTCAGTGGAAACGAATCATTCTTGACGAGGCCCATATGATTCGCCACGTTAGGACGCAACGATGGCGCGCCGTTCAGGAACTACAAGGGCTTCACCGCTGGGCTGTAACGgcgacaccgctgcacaACTCGATCGATGATCTACAGAACCTTCTCCACTTCATCGGCCTTCCGCGTTTACCTGTGTTGCCAGGAGGTAATACCGAGGAGCTTCTCGCCGATCCATTGCTGCAGAGAAGTATTGCAAGGTCGCTACAACCAGCATTTCTGCGACGTGGCCCAGTGATGATGCGAAACGGTGTGAGAGAGGTTCTCGTAAAGTTACCACCGAAGACAGAGGTCGTAATTAAGCAACCGTTCAGTGTGAGGGAGTCACACATGTACAATAGCATCTTGGCGCGCTCGAGAAGTGCATTGGCGACAtcagaaaacaaagagggcGTATTTCATATATTTGCCATGATGACGCGACTTCGTCAGGCTTGCTGCCACAGCTGGATCAGCCAGGGCCGCGCCATTCAGATTTCTGTTTGTGGCATTTGTAAGAGTGAGGCAAGCTCGCCTGTGGCCACCAAGTGCAGCCACGTGTTCTGCCATGAGTGCTTGCTTCTGCGGTTTCGTGACGCCGTCGATGGCGACAACATCGCGGTGCGAATCCAATGCCCGACGTGCGCGCAGACGATCACCTTCAGCTCTGTCTTTAAAAAGACAACACTGACCTCAACCCAGCGAATTGCTCAATACAAGAATAATGAGTTCGAGCTGAGTACAAAACTCCGAATGGTGCTGCGTTCTATCCATGATATGCAGAAGAATCACCCCGCCGATAAAATGATCATTTTCTCCCAGTTCACTTCCTTCATGGACGTCATTAGCATCTCGTTGGATCGGTACAACATTGCATTTCTGCGTATCGACGGGACAATGTCGCTTTCCAACCGAAACGCCGTCATTCGTCAGTTTCAGACCAGCGAGCATATCAAGATCGTGCTGGCGAGTAAGACCGCAACTGGTGTCGGTCTGAATCTCACCGCAGCTAATCACGTGATTGTTGTCGACCCGTGGTGGAACCCCGCTATCGAAGAGCAGGCGGTGCACCGTTGTTATCGAATCGGACAGAAGAAGCCGGTGTATGTGACGCGGTTCATTATTGCCGATACAATTGAGCAGTACTGCTACGAAATCTGCCAGCGGAAAAAAGAGTTTGGTGACGCTGTcctgcgcgccgccacggcgggTGACTCTGGAGCCAAGATAGCTGCCTCGCGCCTCCAAGAACTCATGTCACGTCTGAAGTACGTCGGAGACGGTGAGCAAGCTGACTCTTCCACACAGGCGTTTGGCGCCGCgcgcgacggcgacgaaggTGCACAGCATAGCTCCTCGGCTGCCGAAAACGAATCTACTCATAGCCCTACATTCAGTAGTGTTCAAGTTAACGCCGATGAAAGTGAGACCACCATTGTCTAG